In Phycisphaerae bacterium, the following proteins share a genomic window:
- the rplN gene encoding 50S ribosomal protein L14 encodes MIQQETMLDVADNSGVKLAMCIRVLGKGGSRGKFRRTVARVGDIICVAIKKSLPTCQLDDKKVHKCVVIRTTSPLRRPDGSYVRFDHNAAVMIDNEGNPIGTRIFGAVARELRDKNYMKIISLASEVV; translated from the coding sequence GTGATTCAGCAAGAAACAATGTTGGATGTGGCCGACAACTCAGGTGTCAAGTTGGCAATGTGCATCAGGGTCCTTGGCAAAGGAGGGTCAAGGGGTAAGTTCAGGCGCACTGTAGCCAGAGTAGGTGATATTATCTGTGTTGCCATCAAAAAGTCGCTTCCGACCTGTCAACTGGATGATAAGAAAGTGCATAAATGTGTTGTTATACGAACCACGAGCCCTTTGAGACGCCCTGACGGCAGCTACGTGAGATTCGATCACAATGCTGCTGTTATGATTGATAATGAAGGCAATCCCATAGGAACGAGGATTTTTGGTGCGGTTGCCCGTGAGCTTCGTGACAAAAACTACATGAAAATTATTTCGCTTGCAAGCGAGGTAGTCTGA
- the rpsC gene encoding 30S ribosomal protein S3 produces the protein MKYLAGRDTKYEIMGQKVSPTGFRTGVTRGWQSTWFASKSDYGDFLVEDQKIRQYVDKKYNRQMPKGAVAKVEIVRTRNEVKVTLHSARPGIVIGPRGGEVDKLREELEALTGRKMGVNVIEIKEPDLDAALIGEAIAEQLGKRASFRRTMKECCEAAMNAGAKGVKVACSGRLAGAEIARRETQKLGSIPLQTLSADVDYATATARTTYGAIGIKVWVYKGKFGEVLEPKQGRRRRSPRRGDANQGVRRRTKSAKTQAGEGAAEVKKEPAQESLKDTEKSGEVSS, from the coding sequence ATGAAGTATCTCGCCGGGCGAGATACGAAATACGAGATTATGGGTCAGAAAGTATCGCCAACAGGTTTTAGAACGGGAGTAACGCGTGGATGGCAAAGCACATGGTTTGCTTCCAAGAGCGATTACGGTGATTTTCTTGTCGAGGACCAAAAGATACGTCAGTATGTCGATAAGAAATACAACCGTCAGATGCCTAAGGGGGCAGTGGCAAAGGTTGAAATAGTCCGAACACGTAATGAAGTGAAAGTGACACTGCACAGCGCCCGGCCCGGTATAGTCATTGGTCCCAGAGGCGGTGAAGTCGATAAGCTGCGGGAAGAGCTTGAGGCACTAACGGGCCGGAAGATGGGTGTCAATGTTATCGAGATAAAAGAGCCCGACCTTGATGCTGCTTTGATAGGTGAAGCAATTGCTGAACAGTTAGGTAAGCGGGCTTCGTTTAGGCGCACGATGAAAGAGTGTTGCGAAGCGGCGATGAATGCCGGCGCCAAAGGGGTTAAGGTTGCCTGCTCGGGACGGTTGGCAGGTGCAGAGATAGCGCGTAGGGAGACGCAGAAACTCGGCAGTATCCCGTTGCAGACCTTGAGTGCCGATGTGGATTACGCCACGGCGACAGCCAGAACGACATACGGAGCAATTGGCATCAAAGTTTGGGTTTATAAGGGCAAATTTGGAGAGGTACTTGAGCCGAAGCAAGGTCGCCGGCGTCGTTCACCGAGGCGTGGTGACGCAAACCAAGGTGTCAGGCGCCGTACTAAATCTGCGAAGACACAAGCTGGTGAAGGCGCTGCCGAAGTTAAAAAAGAGCCTGCCCAGGAGAGCTTAAAGGATACGGAAAAGTCCGGAGAAGTCAGTAGTTAA
- the rplE gene encoding 50S ribosomal protein L5 codes for MARLKDLYKTKVVPELIKEFDYKNPMAVPRMKKIVISMGVGKATQDKKFLELAKKDLMMITGQLPLVCKATKSVSNFKLREGNEIGLKVTVRHGRMYEFMDRLISLAIPRVRDFRGLSPRSFDGRGNYSMGLSEQSVFPEINPAKVEFQQGMNIAFITTANTDEEAKKMLALFGMPFRESAATEA; via the coding sequence ATGGCACGTTTGAAGGATTTATATAAGACTAAGGTAGTTCCGGAATTAATCAAGGAGTTTGACTACAAAAATCCTATGGCTGTGCCGCGGATGAAAAAAATTGTTATTTCTATGGGAGTGGGCAAGGCGACGCAGGACAAGAAATTCCTGGAACTTGCCAAAAAGGACCTGATGATGATTACCGGCCAGTTGCCGCTCGTATGCAAGGCCACAAAAAGCGTTTCGAATTTCAAACTTCGTGAAGGCAACGAAATCGGTTTGAAGGTGACTGTCCGTCATGGTCGGATGTATGAATTTATGGATAGACTGATTAGTCTTGCAATCCCGCGAGTAAGAGATTTTCGCGGCCTTAGCCCAAGAAGTTTTGACGGCAGGGGTAATTACTCGATGGGGCTGTCTGAACAGAGTGTTTTTCCGGAAATTAACCCCGCGAAAGTAGAATTTCAGCAGGGTATGAACATAGCTTTTATAACTACGGCCAATACCGATGAAGAAGCAAAGAAGATGCTGGCGCTTTTTGGAATGCCCTTCAGAGAGTCGGCAGCGACAGAGGCGTAG
- the rplW gene encoding 50S ribosomal protein L23, whose translation MLNNLNIIIRPLITEQGMHFANVKGAYSFEVNEKANKTQIRSAVEKIYNVKVSKVRTANHKGKSRRKGRSFGTTASWKKAVVFLKPDYHIDLF comes from the coding sequence ATGCTTAATAATCTTAATATAATAATTCGGCCTTTGATTACAGAGCAGGGGATGCACTTTGCGAATGTAAAAGGTGCGTACTCCTTTGAGGTGAATGAGAAGGCCAATAAGACGCAGATAAGAAGCGCTGTTGAGAAAATATATAACGTTAAGGTGAGCAAGGTAAGAACGGCTAACCACAAGGGTAAATCCCGCCGCAAAGGCAGGAGCTTCGGGACGACAGCAAGCTGGAAAAAAGCCGTTGTATTTCTGAAACCGGACTATCATATAGATTTGTTCTGA
- the rplD gene encoding 50S ribosomal protein L4: MIDLSVYNKEGKEVDVLKVDEALLGGSIRYALLKQAIVMYHANKRVGTAATKSRGMVEGSTRKIYAQKHTGNARAGTIRTGKRVGGGVTFAKVARDFGKSMPKKQRILARDSAVLAKLLKNDVVVVDELKFEKPRTSDFVSVLGNLKIERSCLVTINGYDGNLYKSARNIPRVAVMPVTELNAGDICSHHKMLFTKEAFLFLLSKDQRSEN, encoded by the coding sequence ATGATTGATTTGTCTGTTTACAACAAGGAAGGTAAGGAAGTCGACGTCTTAAAGGTCGACGAGGCGCTTCTCGGCGGCTCGATTAGGTATGCGCTGCTGAAACAGGCAATCGTTATGTACCACGCCAACAAGCGCGTGGGGACAGCTGCGACAAAAAGCAGAGGAATGGTCGAAGGCTCTACGAGAAAGATTTACGCTCAAAAGCACACCGGCAACGCCCGCGCGGGAACAATACGAACGGGCAAACGGGTTGGCGGCGGTGTTACTTTTGCCAAGGTGGCCAGAGATTTCGGCAAAAGTATGCCTAAGAAGCAGAGAATATTAGCCAGAGACTCAGCGGTTTTGGCAAAGCTTTTGAAAAACGATGTTGTAGTGGTTGATGAGCTGAAATTTGAGAAGCCTCGCACCAGCGATTTTGTAAGTGTCTTAGGTAATTTGAAAATTGAGCGTAGCTGCCTGGTGACGATTAACGGCTATGACGGTAATCTTTATAAATCAGCCAGGAACATTCCGAGGGTAGCTGTTATGCCCGTTACAGAATTAAACGCCGGTGATATTTGCAGCCATCATAAAATGCTGTTTACCAAAGAGGCGTTTTTGTTCCTTTTGAGTAAAGACCAAAGAAGCGAGAATTGA
- the rpsS gene encoding 30S ribosomal protein S19: MGRSLKKGPYVDAKLFAKVNKRVETGSREPIKTWARRCTIIPEFVGFTFMVHNGKIFNKVFITEDMVGHKLGEFSPTRIFRGHSSRKLEVTTEAAR, encoded by the coding sequence ATGGGAAGATCACTTAAAAAAGGGCCTTATGTTGACGCGAAGCTTTTTGCCAAGGTTAATAAACGAGTTGAAACCGGCTCTCGTGAGCCGATAAAAACCTGGGCGAGAAGGTGCACCATAATTCCCGAATTTGTTGGTTTTACCTTTATGGTCCACAACGGCAAAATTTTCAATAAGGTTTTCATTACCGAAGATATGGTCGGACATAAACTGGGTGAATTTTCGCCGACGAGGATATTTAGAGGTCATTCGAGCAGAAAACTGGAAGTAACAACAGAAGCAGCAAGGTGA
- the rplC gene encoding 50S ribosomal protein L3, translating into MAMLLGKKIGMTQMYDEADRLLPVTVIQAGPCIVMQVKTADTDGYNAIQLGYDDVKKSRRKNSQIGHAKKANSEPKRFIREMHLPNDAAPEYKAGDALTVAVFEKEKFVDIVGTSKGKGFAGVMKRYDFHGMPGSHGTERKHRSPGSIASHATDRGHGGNLHKGKRMAGHLGDHRATEKNHSLVAIDQERNLLMIKGCVPGACGGYVVVRSSQKA; encoded by the coding sequence ATGGCAATGCTGCTGGGTAAAAAGATTGGAATGACTCAGATGTATGATGAGGCGGACAGACTGCTGCCCGTTACGGTCATACAAGCCGGCCCTTGTATTGTTATGCAGGTCAAAACAGCAGATACAGACGGCTACAATGCTATTCAACTGGGATATGATGATGTAAAAAAATCGCGCAGAAAAAATTCGCAGATTGGACACGCCAAGAAAGCCAATTCAGAGCCAAAGAGATTTATCCGAGAGATGCATCTACCGAACGATGCTGCACCGGAATATAAAGCAGGAGATGCTCTTACGGTTGCGGTTTTTGAGAAAGAAAAATTCGTTGATATTGTAGGCACAAGCAAGGGCAAAGGCTTTGCCGGAGTGATGAAGCGGTACGATTTCCACGGTATGCCGGGTTCTCACGGTACCGAGCGGAAACACCGCTCTCCCGGTTCGATTGCCAGTCATGCCACAGACCGGGGTCACGGCGGCAATCTGCACAAGGGCAAGAGAATGGCGGGGCATTTGGGGGATCACAGAGCAACAGAAAAAAATCACAGCTTAGTAGCGATAGACCAGGAGAGAAATTTATTGATGATTAAAGGCTGTGTTCCAGGAGCTTGCGGCGGTTATGTTGTAGTCCGCAGTTCGCAGAAGGCCTGA
- the rpsH gene encoding 30S ribosomal protein S8: MSASDPIADMLTRIRNAIRIGKAEVDIKASNICEGIAAVLKQEGYISDFSRIDDGKQGTLKVTLKYDQSGQAIITEIARVSKPGRRVYLSVDRLPHVLSGMGVAIVSTSKGVMSDRNCRKDNIGGEILCTVS; this comes from the coding sequence ATGAGCGCCAGTGACCCAATAGCTGATATGCTGACAAGAATTCGCAATGCGATCCGGATAGGTAAGGCCGAGGTTGACATTAAGGCATCAAATATCTGTGAAGGCATAGCGGCTGTTCTTAAGCAGGAAGGTTATATCTCAGATTTCAGCCGCATCGATGATGGCAAACAGGGGACGCTGAAGGTTACCCTGAAGTATGACCAGAGCGGCCAGGCTATTATTACTGAGATAGCAAGAGTAAGTAAGCCCGGCAGGAGAGTCTATCTGTCGGTTGACCGGTTACCGCACGTTTTGAGTGGTATGGGTGTAGCGATTGTTTCGACAAGTAAAGGTGTGATGAGTGATAGAAACTGCCGCAAGGACAACATTGGCGGCGAGATACTTTGTACGGTGAGTTAA
- the rplR gene encoding 50S ribosomal protein L18 translates to MGIDNKKKAALRRKSHVRKKVFGTPDRPRLSVFRSNRHIYTQIMDDVAGATLVSASTRTKALRDQLPRGSGKKAAQIVGETLAKQAMGVGIKCVCFDRNRYKFHGRVKALADAAKKAGLVF, encoded by the coding sequence ATGGGCATTGATAATAAAAAAAAGGCGGCCTTGAGACGTAAGTCTCACGTGCGAAAGAAGGTTTTTGGAACGCCGGACAGGCCGCGTTTGTCGGTATTTCGCTCGAATAGACACATTTACACCCAGATTATGGATGATGTTGCAGGAGCGACGCTCGTTTCTGCGAGCACAAGGACAAAAGCCCTGAGGGACCAATTGCCTCGCGGCAGCGGCAAAAAAGCCGCTCAAATAGTAGGTGAAACGCTTGCGAAGCAGGCGATGGGCGTTGGGATTAAATGTGTTTGCTTTGATAGAAACCGCTATAAATTTCATGGCAGAGTCAAAGCTCTTGCCGATGCGGCGAAAAAAGCTGGATTGGTTTTTTAA
- the rpsJ gene encoding 30S ribosomal protein S10, giving the protein MPTETEKIRIKMESYDPRALDASAKEIVEHARRTNARVSGPVPLPTRIERYTVLRSPHVDKKSREQFELRTHKRLIDIHEANARTVEVLNRLVVPAGVFVKIKA; this is encoded by the coding sequence GTGCCCACTGAAACTGAAAAGATAAGAATTAAAATGGAGTCATACGACCCCAGGGCTCTTGACGCATCTGCTAAGGAAATAGTAGAGCACGCCCGAAGGACGAATGCCCGAGTCAGCGGTCCTGTGCCTCTGCCTACGCGGATAGAAAGATACACAGTTTTGCGAAGTCCTCACGTTGATAAAAAGTCGCGTGAGCAGTTTGAACTGAGGACTCACAAACGTTTGATAGATATTCACGAGGCCAACGCACGCACGGTTGAAGTGCTGAACCGTTTGGTGGTGCCGGCCGGCGTGTTTGTGAAGATTAAAGCCTGA
- the rplV gene encoding 50S ribosomal protein L22, producing the protein MLSANKLKELCKQRRMSTDHLASQLAGGGLNKGKAVAAVKNWQKGLFRPIPRKEDIRRLAAALSVEVNDLADWRSCYRYAPSSARKVKLVTQLVAGRRVQDAMDILKFTRKRAAEMVDKVLKTAVADADEQQADVDNLYVSEARVDDAGWRIGTKRFRAKDRGKAYSIKKKACHIHITVTEAKGV; encoded by the coding sequence ATGTTAAGTGCTAATAAATTAAAAGAGCTTTGCAAACAGCGACGGATGAGCACAGACCATCTGGCCAGTCAGCTTGCCGGAGGCGGGCTGAACAAGGGAAAAGCGGTTGCTGCTGTTAAAAACTGGCAGAAAGGTCTTTTTAGGCCTATACCGCGTAAAGAGGATATTCGCCGTCTGGCGGCCGCATTATCTGTCGAGGTGAATGATTTGGCAGACTGGCGTTCGTGTTATCGCTATGCCCCTAGTTCCGCCCGTAAGGTTAAACTGGTTACACAATTGGTAGCCGGCCGAAGAGTCCAAGATGCGATGGATATTTTGAAGTTCACAAGAAAACGAGCTGCAGAAATGGTTGACAAGGTTCTAAAAACAGCCGTGGCCGATGCCGACGAGCAGCAAGCAGACGTTGATAATCTTTATGTTAGTGAAGCCCGTGTTGACGATGCAGGGTGGCGCATCGGCACCAAAAGATTTAGAGCAAAAGACAGAGGTAAGGCGTATTCGATTAAGAAAAAGGCCTGTCATATACATATAACAGTAACAGAAGCAAAGGGAGTATGA
- the rplB gene encoding 50S ribosomal protein L2: MGIRIYRPTSPGRRNSSVNDYAELTTDKPTKSLCVRIKKAGGRNHSGMTMVRFRGGGARKIYRLIDFKRDKDGVPAKVAAIEYDPNRNCFISLLHYADGEKRYILSPLGIKVGDRVESGSECEPKIGNAMPLAAIPAGHEIHNIEMTAGQGGKLVRSAGSAAKIVAKEGDWVTIALPSGEMRMVRKECRATIGQLSNPDDQNVRIGKAGRMRHMGIRPHVRGKAQNPVAHPMGGGEGRANGGRHPCSPTGVLAKGGKTRNPRKTSNKRIIRRRKSGRFQFVA; the protein is encoded by the coding sequence ATGGGTATTAGAATTTATAGACCAACGTCTCCGGGACGACGAAACAGCTCGGTAAATGATTACGCTGAGTTGACTACCGATAAGCCGACCAAGTCGCTTTGTGTTCGCATAAAAAAAGCGGGCGGCAGGAACCACAGCGGTATGACGATGGTTCGATTCAGAGGCGGCGGGGCAAGAAAAATTTACCGTCTCATCGATTTTAAGCGCGATAAAGATGGAGTTCCCGCAAAAGTGGCGGCGATTGAATATGACCCTAACAGGAATTGTTTCATATCATTGCTGCACTACGCCGACGGCGAAAAAAGATATATTTTGTCGCCTCTGGGTATAAAGGTTGGAGACCGGGTGGAAAGCGGCTCTGAATGTGAGCCCAAGATTGGTAATGCGATGCCGCTTGCGGCAATTCCTGCCGGCCATGAAATTCATAATATTGAAATGACCGCAGGCCAGGGCGGAAAGTTGGTCCGAAGTGCCGGCAGCGCCGCAAAAATTGTGGCGAAAGAAGGCGACTGGGTCACCATCGCTTTGCCAAGCGGTGAAATGCGTATGGTTCGCAAAGAATGCAGGGCTACAATTGGCCAGCTAAGTAACCCCGACGACCAGAATGTTAGGATAGGCAAGGCCGGAAGAATGCGGCATATGGGTATCAGACCTCACGTCAGAGGCAAGGCGCAGAATCCAGTTGCTCACCCGATGGGCGGCGGCGAAGGCCGGGCAAATGGCGGACGGCATCCCTGCTCACCTACGGGCGTGCTGGCAAAAGGCGGGAAAACGAGAAATCCGCGAAAGACAAGTAATAAAAGGATTATTCGAAGACGCAAAAGCGGGCGTTTTCAGTTCGTGGCGTAA
- the rpsQ gene encoding 30S ribosomal protein S17 — protein MQDKKLKTVTGVVISHSGDKSIKITVDFKVKHPQYGKYIKRRSKYAVHDEHNQAGVGDVVEVVECRPYSKTKNWRLLKVLEKAVR, from the coding sequence ATGCAGGATAAGAAATTAAAAACTGTAACAGGCGTGGTGATAAGTCACAGCGGTGATAAAAGCATTAAAATCACCGTTGATTTCAAGGTCAAGCATCCGCAGTACGGCAAATACATAAAGCGAAGGTCAAAGTATGCGGTCCATGATGAACATAATCAGGCCGGCGTGGGCGATGTCGTTGAGGTTGTTGAGTGCAGGCCCTACAGTAAAACTAAAAATTGGCGTCTTTTAAAGGTTCTGGAAAAAGCTGTTCGGTAA
- the rpmC gene encoding 50S ribosomal protein L29 yields the protein MKAQQYREMSPDELKDKLEEMQRHFFDLRSQAVTEKLENSKALINVRRDIARIKTIIRESSLRQSKPQQGK from the coding sequence ATGAAGGCCCAGCAGTATCGTGAAATGAGTCCGGATGAGCTTAAAGATAAGCTCGAAGAGATGCAGAGGCATTTTTTTGACTTGCGCTCGCAGGCAGTTACGGAGAAGCTGGAGAATTCCAAGGCTCTAATCAATGTCAGACGTGACATTGCCAGGATTAAAACGATAATACGTGAAAGCTCGTTACGGCAGAGCAAGCCGCAGCAGGGTAAGTAA
- a CDS encoding type Z 30S ribosomal protein S14, giving the protein MSTKALENKSKKKQKFRVRQYTRCQLCGRSHAVYRKFKVCRICFRTLALEGKIPGVKKASW; this is encoded by the coding sequence GTGTCGACTAAAGCTTTGGAAAATAAGTCAAAAAAGAAACAAAAGTTTCGCGTTAGGCAGTATACGCGATGCCAGCTTTGTGGAAGGTCCCATGCTGTTTATCGCAAGTTCAAGGTTTGCCGTATTTGTTTCAGAACCTTAGCTCTCGAAGGGAAAATACCGGGAGTGAAAAAAGCCAGTTGGTAA
- the rplX gene encoding 50S ribosomal protein L24 produces MALHIKKGDMVEIITGDHKGATGQVLRVIPEENKVIVQGHNIAKKHVRPSRKSPHGGRIDVEQPIHMSNVLPLSSKSSKGSRVHYQVSADGSKKRFAADGSEISVVKRAKKA; encoded by the coding sequence ATGGCCCTACATATAAAAAAAGGTGATATGGTCGAGATTATAACAGGTGACCATAAGGGTGCTACCGGTCAGGTGCTGCGTGTCATACCGGAAGAAAATAAGGTAATTGTTCAGGGACACAATATAGCGAAAAAGCATGTTCGGCCTTCACGCAAAAGTCCGCATGGAGGTCGTATTGATGTCGAGCAGCCTATCCATATGAGTAATGTTTTGCCTCTGAGTTCGAAAAGCTCGAAAGGCAGTAGGGTTCATTATCAGGTAAGCGCCGATGGAAGCAAGAAACGTTTTGCAGCCGACGGCAGTGAAATTAGCGTTGTTAAGAGGGCTAAAAAGGCCTAA
- the rplF gene encoding 50S ribosomal protein L6, protein MSRIGKKPVIVPKGVKVEQKGQFIEVSGPLGSLQLKCYPQIKIKIDSAAGQVLVENEKLEVRQNRQMHGTTRALIANMVVGVSKGYEKKLMIYGTGYNVKEQGGKLILQVGFCNPVEKPIPKGIKVNIEAGATKGDEVPAKFTILGSDKKVLGQFAADIRKVKPPEPYKGKGIRFVGEYVKRKVGKAFATGTA, encoded by the coding sequence ATGAGTCGTATTGGGAAAAAACCAGTTATTGTCCCTAAAGGGGTAAAGGTCGAGCAAAAAGGCCAGTTTATCGAGGTTTCAGGGCCGCTTGGCAGTTTGCAGTTGAAATGCTACCCGCAGATAAAGATAAAGATTGATAGCGCTGCGGGACAAGTACTGGTTGAAAATGAGAAACTTGAAGTGCGCCAGAACAGGCAGATGCACGGCACAACACGTGCCTTGATTGCAAATATGGTAGTCGGTGTCAGCAAAGGTTATGAAAAGAAGCTGATGATATACGGCACCGGATACAATGTAAAGGAGCAGGGCGGCAAACTGATTTTGCAAGTTGGCTTCTGCAATCCGGTAGAGAAGCCGATACCGAAGGGTATAAAGGTGAACATTGAGGCCGGTGCGACCAAAGGCGATGAAGTTCCCGCCAAGTTTACGATTTTAGGTTCGGATAAGAAAGTGCTGGGACAGTTTGCTGCGGATATAAGAAAAGTGAAGCCGCCGGAACCCTATAAAGGCAAGGGTATTCGTTTTGTCGGAGAATACGTAAAACGCAAAGTCGGCAAAGCATTTGCTACAGGAACAGCATAG
- the rplP gene encoding 50S ribosomal protein L16: MATMPKRVKYRKSQRGKMKGNASRGNFVAFGDYGLQAMETSWINAKQIEAGRVSATHFLHREGRVYIRIFPYKPISAKPLETRMGKGKGEPAFWVARVRPGQVCFEVGGIAENVAKLALGRVAHKLPIKCRFIKRRHSL; the protein is encoded by the coding sequence ATGGCAACGATGCCGAAAAGGGTTAAATACCGTAAAAGCCAACGCGGCAAAATGAAGGGCAACGCCTCTCGAGGCAATTTTGTGGCGTTTGGCGACTACGGTTTGCAGGCGATGGAAACCTCCTGGATAAACGCCAAGCAGATTGAGGCAGGCCGAGTTTCGGCAACCCACTTTCTGCATCGTGAAGGAAGAGTTTATATTAGAATTTTTCCATACAAGCCTATAAGCGCCAAGCCGCTGGAGACGCGAATGGGTAAAGGTAAGGGTGAGCCCGCATTTTGGGTCGCCAGAGTCAGGCCGGGACAGGTTTGCTTTGAAGTCGGCGGAATAGCTGAGAACGTAGCGAAATTAGCATTGGGCAGAGTTGCCCATAAATTGCCGATTAAGTGCAGGTTTATTAAGCGAAGACATTCATTGTAG